A stretch of Paenibacillus sp. URB8-2 DNA encodes these proteins:
- a CDS encoding exonuclease domain-containing protein, protein MKEPNKGGGFWNNLRHGGMPSAIASIRGGETAQQTAQQMAFIRSLMREKRRPEVLHTPLSELETVVFDLETTGFSSQHGDEILSFGAIKVVGEEIKEEECFHTLVNCSTSIPANITELTGITEEMCKTAPSLMDGLHNFMSFVGKRVLIAHASAHDKAFLNAALWKTSKVQLTHRVLDTMMLARWLEPTRSNYTLDELLAVHGIPIHGRHNALEDAKMTARLWVAYLREIAQHKKVETLGELYAYLSRS, encoded by the coding sequence ATGAAGGAGCCGAACAAAGGCGGCGGGTTCTGGAACAACCTAAGACACGGCGGAATGCCGTCTGCGATCGCTTCGATTCGTGGCGGAGAAACCGCGCAGCAGACCGCGCAGCAAATGGCTTTTATCCGCTCTCTGATGCGGGAGAAACGCCGTCCGGAGGTGCTGCATACACCCTTGTCCGAGCTTGAAACGGTTGTGTTCGATTTGGAGACGACGGGGTTTTCAAGCCAGCATGGGGATGAAATTCTGTCTTTTGGAGCCATAAAAGTTGTCGGAGAGGAAATCAAGGAGGAAGAATGCTTTCACACACTAGTGAATTGCAGTACCTCCATTCCTGCAAACATTACCGAGCTGACAGGAATAACCGAAGAAATGTGCAAAACGGCGCCTTCGCTGATGGACGGACTTCATAATTTCATGTCTTTTGTGGGCAAAAGAGTGCTGATCGCTCACGCGAGCGCTCACGACAAAGCTTTCCTAAATGCGGCGCTCTGGAAAACGTCAAAGGTCCAGCTTACCCACCGTGTGCTGGATACGATGATGCTAGCGCGCTGGCTAGAGCCAACCCGAAGCAACTACACGCTAGACGAGCTGCTGGCGGTTCATGGCATACCGATTCACGGAAGGCATAACGCGCTTGAAGACGCCAAGATGACGGCAAGGCTCTGGGTGGCTTATCTGCGTGAAATCGCCCAGCACAAGAAGGTAGAGACATTGGGAGAGTTATATGCCTACTTGAGCAGAAGCTGA
- a CDS encoding zinc metallopeptidase, with protein sequence MNMMYLLIIVAFLFSLWAQFRVKGTFNKWSQVANLSGMTGYDAARRMLDSNGLGDVPIEPVRGALTDHYDPIHRVVRLSEPVYYERSISAVSVACHEVGHAIQHKVHYPMLVLRHRMFPVVNFASGVAPFMLLAGFLFSSLNLIGLGIIFFSAAVAFQLVTLPVEFNASNRARQVMVEEGFIRNEEERGVAKVLNAAALTYVAAALVSVLELLRLIMVYNSNRD encoded by the coding sequence ATGAACATGATGTACCTATTAATAATAGTAGCCTTTCTTTTCTCGTTATGGGCGCAGTTCAGGGTAAAAGGAACGTTCAACAAATGGTCACAGGTTGCGAACCTGAGCGGAATGACCGGTTACGATGCCGCGAGACGTATGCTTGATTCGAACGGTCTCGGGGATGTTCCGATCGAACCCGTCCGGGGCGCCCTCACCGACCACTATGACCCGATTCACAGGGTTGTCCGCTTGTCTGAGCCAGTATATTACGAACGTTCCATCTCGGCGGTCTCCGTAGCCTGTCACGAGGTGGGCCACGCTATCCAGCATAAGGTTCACTATCCGATGCTGGTGCTGCGCCACCGGATGTTCCCAGTTGTAAATTTCGCTTCTGGCGTCGCTCCGTTCATGCTGCTGGCCGGCTTCCTGTTCAGTTCTTTGAACTTGATCGGGCTAGGCATCATCTTCTTCTCGGCGGCCGTCGCATTCCAGCTTGTGACGCTGCCGGTGGAATTCAATGCGAGTAACCGCGCCCGCCAAGTTATGGTCGAGGAAGGCTTTATCCGGAATGAAGAGGAACGCGGAGTCGCCAAAGTGCTTAATGCCGCAGCGCTGACCTACGTTGCCGCCGCTCTAGTTTCCGTGCTCGAACTGCTCCGCTTGATTATGGTTTACAACAGCAACCGAGACTGA
- a CDS encoding DUF294 nucleotidyltransferase-like domain-containing protein, which yields MESDDWDYKAIYKSIVTSGSPQELKTRRVACQSNLLKQLNVIPIEEWMLRVNAMHDAIAEAAVALSEAQMIEAGHGPPPCAYSFIVFGSAGRKETTLWSDQDNGLIIEGEPEEAKEKYFEEFGIRLSLLLADTGYEKCEGKVMVSEPMWRKTLIEWKEQLTGWRTQFEWEPIRYLIICSDMRHIAGDRSLSEQWLDFYHEGFVDNPKLWTAVLRNTVRHKATLNLLGQVLTERFGDHAGGFDVKYGLYIPLVNGVRYFSLQRGIRETSTLERLEALSKEFNHLPEGVRSAFLTALKMRVNTPYSVQDGLLSSSDFASENELRNRRLMSELRDSLLLVRRIHRVLQRQLRSAERRQL from the coding sequence ATGGAGTCTGACGATTGGGACTATAAAGCAATTTATAAGTCCATCGTAACTTCCGGTTCGCCGCAGGAGCTTAAGACAAGGCGTGTCGCCTGTCAAAGCAATCTCCTCAAACAGTTGAATGTTATCCCGATAGAGGAATGGATGCTGCGCGTCAATGCGATGCACGATGCTATTGCAGAAGCGGCAGTTGCTTTATCCGAGGCGCAGATGATTGAGGCGGGCCATGGCCCGCCTCCCTGCGCTTATTCCTTTATTGTTTTCGGCAGCGCGGGAAGAAAAGAAACGACGTTGTGGAGCGATCAGGATAACGGGCTGATTATTGAAGGGGAACCGGAGGAAGCGAAGGAGAAGTATTTTGAAGAATTCGGGATCAGGCTTTCCTTACTGCTGGCTGATACCGGATATGAGAAATGCGAAGGCAAGGTCATGGTTTCCGAGCCGATGTGGCGGAAGACTCTGATTGAGTGGAAGGAACAGCTGACGGGCTGGAGAACCCAGTTTGAATGGGAACCTATTCGATATCTTATTATCTGTTCCGATATGCGTCATATCGCGGGAGACCGCAGTCTCTCCGAGCAGTGGCTGGATTTTTATCATGAAGGATTCGTCGATAATCCCAAGCTTTGGACGGCTGTTCTTCGCAATACTGTCCGTCACAAAGCCACGCTTAATCTGCTAGGGCAGGTGCTTACCGAACGATTCGGGGATCATGCGGGCGGATTTGACGTTAAATACGGGCTGTATATTCCATTGGTTAACGGTGTAAGATACTTTTCTTTACAGCGTGGAATTCGCGAGACCTCGACATTGGAAAGACTAGAGGCGCTGAGTAAGGAATTCAATCATTTGCCGGAAGGTGTGCGGAGCGCGTTCCTGACAGCGCTAAAGATGAGGGTCAACACTCCCTATTCGGTTCAAGACGGTCTTTTGTCAAGCAGCGATTTTGCATCTGAAAATGAACTGAGGAACAGGCGGCTGATGTCAGAGCTGCGAGATAGCCTACTGCTTGTGAGACGCATACATCGCGTCCTGCAGCGCCAGCTCCGGTCAGCGGAAAGGAGACAGCTATGA
- a CDS encoding ammonium transporter, which produces MKRKWLCFVLAMLTLTIYPVSAFAADGPTAPDLQIGLDTAFTYLAFILVFFMQAGFAMLEAGSVRMKNAGHVAGKTVLTLAIASICFWALGFGLGFGNGNSFFGTSGFGYGGDSMASSFESLAFSDVTLNVKFLFQMAFAAVSLAIVSGGMAERAKLSVYIIFGILFSIFIYPVVAHWVWGGGWLATMGMQDYAGSTVVHLTGATAAVVATILLKPRLGKFNKEGKPVIIPGHNQVFTVLGVIILWFGWFGFNPGSALSPMGGFFGYVALTTNIAAAAGGLAALVASWLYFGKSDIPAMLNGVLAALVAITGACAFVEPWAAFVIGVVAGAFTFMTSQWLERAGLDDPIYAFSVHGIAGMWGAVSTGLFATPELVETVGIGKAGLFYGGGVHQLGVQVLGVIGTFAFVAILSFVFLYIMKLVSGIRVTEEEELMGLDISEHGTYGYPEQMKLISESETSKR; this is translated from the coding sequence ATGAAGAGAAAGTGGTTATGTTTTGTGTTAGCGATGCTAACATTAACGATTTACCCGGTTAGCGCTTTTGCCGCTGACGGTCCTACGGCTCCGGACCTGCAAATCGGTCTGGACACAGCATTTACTTATTTGGCTTTTATCCTGGTATTCTTTATGCAAGCTGGCTTTGCCATGCTTGAAGCGGGTTCCGTTCGAATGAAGAACGCGGGCCACGTTGCCGGTAAGACCGTTCTGACGCTTGCGATTGCAAGCATTTGCTTCTGGGCTCTCGGCTTTGGCCTTGGCTTCGGCAACGGCAACAGTTTCTTCGGCACGTCGGGCTTTGGATACGGCGGTGATTCGATGGCTTCTTCCTTTGAATCGCTGGCATTCTCCGACGTAACCTTGAATGTGAAATTCCTGTTCCAAATGGCGTTTGCGGCTGTTTCGCTTGCCATCGTCTCCGGTGGTATGGCTGAACGCGCGAAGCTGAGCGTATACATTATCTTCGGTATCCTTTTCTCCATCTTTATTTATCCGGTTGTTGCTCACTGGGTATGGGGCGGCGGCTGGTTGGCAACGATGGGCATGCAGGATTATGCAGGTTCGACAGTAGTCCATCTGACGGGTGCAACGGCTGCGGTAGTAGCAACGATCTTGCTGAAACCTCGTCTTGGCAAGTTCAACAAAGAAGGCAAGCCGGTTATTATTCCGGGGCATAACCAAGTATTCACGGTTCTCGGCGTTATCATTCTGTGGTTCGGCTGGTTCGGATTCAACCCCGGCAGCGCACTGAGCCCGATGGGCGGATTCTTCGGATATGTAGCCTTGACCACCAATATTGCAGCGGCAGCCGGTGGTCTTGCGGCTCTGGTAGCTTCCTGGCTGTACTTCGGCAAGTCCGACATTCCTGCAATGCTGAATGGCGTTTTGGCCGCTCTCGTAGCCATTACCGGCGCCTGCGCCTTTGTTGAACCTTGGGCAGCCTTTGTTATCGGTGTCGTTGCCGGCGCCTTTACATTCATGACTTCGCAATGGCTGGAACGCGCGGGTCTTGACGATCCGATCTACGCGTTCTCCGTACACGGCATCGCCGGTATGTGGGGTGCGGTATCCACTGGCTTGTTCGCGACTCCTGAGCTTGTTGAAACCGTAGGTATCGGTAAAGCCGGTCTGTTCTATGGCGGCGGCGTACACCAGTTGGGCGTTCAGGTTCTGGGCGTAATCGGAACTTTTGCCTTCGTTGCCATCCTGTCCTTTGTCTTCCTGTATATCATGAAGCTGGTAAGCGGCATTCGCGTTACGGAAGAAGAAGAATTGATGGGTCTGGATATCAGCGAACATGGTACTTACGGATATCCTGAGCAAATGAAGCTGATTTCGGAATCCGAGACCTCGAAACGCTAA
- a CDS encoding MerR family transcriptional regulator has translation MNLYRIGELAKAARISERTIDYYTKLGLIHPETRSMKNYRLYSHETLGILERINQLKQEKYTLEEIKSIIAKWNAATADVDVSGKLAELEAHMQQLQREVKALEPALSQLKPGQAKRALAHLIPQGAACIEAIRILLAQGPPM, from the coding sequence ATGAACCTGTATCGGATCGGCGAACTGGCTAAGGCGGCTCGTATCAGCGAGCGTACCATCGATTATTATACCAAGCTCGGACTAATCCATCCGGAAACAAGGAGTATGAAAAATTACCGGCTGTACAGCCATGAAACCTTGGGTATCCTGGAACGTATTAATCAATTGAAACAAGAAAAATATACATTGGAAGAAATTAAGTCCATAATAGCCAAGTGGAACGCGGCGACAGCCGACGTCGATGTATCCGGCAAGCTGGCGGAGCTTGAGGCCCATATGCAGCAGCTTCAGCGCGAGGTCAAGGCGCTTGAACCGGCGCTGAGCCAGTTGAAGCCGGGACAGGCCAAACGGGCGCTGGCCCATTTGATCCCGCAAGGGGCCGCCTGCATCGAAGCGATCCGCATTCTGCTGGCGCAAGGGCCTCCAATGTAA
- a CDS encoding DNA polymerase IV: MSENVDRYYPAIGRVILHVDMNAFYCSVHEAENPEAYRGRPTAVAGSMELRKGIIVTCSYPARRRGISTGMQVQKALRICPELIVIKPDFHLYRRYSAAFMQIAYNYTPMLEAVSIDECYLDITGSRQFGTPPEIAETIQRRIMEELGLPCSIGIAPNKLLAKMASDLKKPSGISILRLRDVPKLLWNKPCGEMFGIGGKTAEKLTKLGIYSIGQLAAADEGMLTDVFGVMGSWLKRASNGIDDSLVNPEREQSKSIGHTTTLPGDIEGLAEARPVLLALSDQVARRLRRQKLVASGVQLTVRTPDMKTITRSRQLEVPTETAEEIYKAACGLFQKHWNEEKPIRLLGVTLHGLTPKEESAIQLDLFDYERQPKKESLNKVMDMLRNKFGENAVLTAGMLGDSHTALLRNHQARGTSLQKDQLRRPSQNEE; encoded by the coding sequence ATGAGCGAAAATGTGGACCGGTATTATCCCGCAATCGGCCGGGTCATTTTGCATGTGGATATGAATGCGTTCTACTGCTCCGTCCATGAGGCGGAGAATCCGGAAGCTTATAGAGGCAGACCGACCGCCGTAGCCGGAAGCATGGAGCTTCGCAAAGGAATTATCGTCACCTGCTCGTATCCGGCAAGACGGCGGGGCATATCGACAGGCATGCAGGTGCAGAAAGCCTTGAGGATATGCCCCGAGCTGATTGTCATTAAACCCGATTTTCATCTCTACCGACGCTATTCCGCCGCATTCATGCAAATCGCCTACAACTATACGCCGATGCTGGAGGCGGTATCCATCGACGAGTGCTACCTCGATATAACCGGATCGCGCCAGTTCGGCACACCGCCGGAGATCGCCGAGACGATCCAGCGCAGAATTATGGAGGAACTTGGACTGCCATGTTCAATCGGAATCGCGCCCAACAAGCTGCTGGCCAAGATGGCCTCGGATCTCAAGAAGCCGAGCGGCATTTCGATTCTAAGGCTGAGGGATGTGCCGAAACTGCTGTGGAACAAGCCGTGCGGCGAGATGTTCGGGATCGGCGGCAAGACGGCGGAGAAGCTGACGAAGCTGGGTATCTACAGCATCGGACAGCTGGCTGCAGCGGATGAAGGGATGCTGACGGACGTCTTTGGCGTTATGGGTTCCTGGCTCAAACGCGCTTCGAACGGCATCGACGACTCTCTCGTAAATCCGGAGCGTGAGCAGAGCAAGTCGATTGGACACACGACGACGCTTCCCGGCGACATCGAAGGGCTTGCCGAAGCGCGGCCGGTTCTGCTCGCCTTAAGCGACCAGGTGGCAAGAAGGCTGCGGCGGCAGAAGCTTGTTGCAAGCGGCGTTCAGCTTACCGTGCGAACACCGGATATGAAGACCATCACCCGCTCGAGGCAGCTGGAAGTTCCGACCGAGACGGCAGAGGAAATATATAAAGCGGCCTGCGGGCTGTTCCAAAAGCATTGGAACGAGGAGAAGCCAATCCGGCTGCTCGGAGTGACGCTGCACGGCTTGACTCCGAAGGAGGAGTCCGCCATTCAGCTTGATCTGTTCGATTACGAGCGACAGCCGAAAAAGGAATCGCTGAACAAGGTGATGGATATGCTGCGCAACAAATTCGGCGAGAATGCTGTGCTGACGGCCGGGATGCTGGGCGACTCGCATACCGCTCTGCTGCGGAACCATCAGGCGCGCGGAACCTCGCTGCAAAAGGATCAGCTGCGGCGGCCGTCTCAGAATGAAGAGTGA
- the cimA gene encoding citramalate synthase yields MPKSISIFDTTLRDGTQGEGISLSADDKLKIAKKLDDLGVHYIEGGIPGSNMKDIEFFKRVKDLHLHAKITAFGSTRRKNSQADQDDNLQRILAAGVPAATLVGKSWDFHVHTALQTTLEENLAMIGDSIAYLKSKGLEVIFDAEHFFDGYKNNPDYAAAVMSRAREAGADWLVMCDTNGGTLPHEIRDIVSSLGLRLPGAPLGIHTHNDCELAVANALSAIEAGARQVQGTINGYGERCGNANLCSIIPTLQLKMGYNCIPGDSLPQLTNTARYVSEVANVNMPVNQPYVGSAAFAHKGGIHVSAILRDSRTYEHISPELVGNKQRVLVSELAGQSNVLSKAQEMGLNLDPSSEQARKVIDKIKDLEHQGYQFEGADASLELLLREATGEMNELFTFESFKMLVEKSAGKPVVSEAFVKLKVGNETLYTAGEGNGPVNALDNALRKALLAHFPQLKEMHLSDYKVRVLDEKDQTAAKVRVLIESKNYTDTWSTVGVSANIIEASWEALVDSMRYALLGQMSPETTDLLDLGQCGLVNH; encoded by the coding sequence ATGCCAAAGTCCATCTCCATCTTCGATACAACGCTGCGCGACGGCACCCAAGGCGAAGGTATCAGTCTGTCGGCGGACGACAAGCTGAAAATCGCCAAGAAACTCGACGATCTGGGTGTGCACTATATTGAAGGTGGCATTCCTGGAAGCAATATGAAGGATATTGAATTTTTCAAAAGAGTAAAAGATCTTCATTTGCACGCCAAAATTACCGCATTCGGCAGTACGCGCCGCAAAAACTCCCAAGCGGATCAAGACGATAATCTTCAGCGTATACTGGCTGCAGGCGTACCCGCGGCCACGCTTGTCGGCAAATCATGGGATTTCCACGTGCATACTGCGCTGCAAACTACCCTTGAGGAAAATCTCGCCATGATCGGCGATTCCATCGCTTATTTAAAAAGCAAAGGGCTTGAAGTCATTTTCGACGCCGAGCACTTCTTCGACGGATACAAGAATAATCCCGATTACGCCGCCGCGGTTATGTCGCGGGCTCGCGAAGCCGGGGCGGATTGGCTCGTTATGTGCGATACGAACGGTGGAACGCTACCGCATGAGATCCGGGACATCGTCTCCTCTTTGGGCCTTAGGCTCCCCGGAGCGCCGCTGGGTATCCATACCCACAACGACTGCGAGCTTGCCGTAGCCAACGCGCTCAGCGCAATTGAGGCTGGTGCCCGCCAGGTGCAGGGAACGATCAACGGGTATGGCGAACGCTGCGGGAACGCCAACCTCTGTTCCATCATCCCGACGCTGCAGCTCAAGATGGGTTACAATTGCATCCCAGGCGATTCTCTGCCGCAGCTAACGAATACGGCCCGTTACGTGAGTGAGGTCGCTAACGTCAACATGCCGGTGAACCAGCCTTATGTGGGAAGCGCGGCGTTTGCGCATAAAGGCGGTATTCACGTCTCGGCCATCCTGCGCGATTCCCGCACGTATGAGCATATTTCTCCCGAACTGGTTGGCAACAAGCAGCGCGTGCTTGTCTCCGAACTGGCCGGTCAGAGCAATGTGCTGTCCAAGGCTCAGGAGATGGGCCTGAATCTCGACCCAAGCAGCGAGCAGGCGCGGAAAGTAATCGACAAGATCAAGGATCTGGAGCATCAAGGCTACCAGTTCGAAGGCGCCGACGCTTCGCTGGAACTGCTGCTTCGTGAAGCGACGGGCGAAATGAACGAGCTGTTCACCTTCGAGTCATTCAAAATGCTTGTTGAGAAATCCGCTGGAAAACCTGTTGTCTCGGAAGCATTCGTCAAGCTGAAAGTAGGAAACGAAACGCTGTATACCGCCGGAGAAGGCAACGGTCCTGTCAACGCTCTCGACAATGCGCTTCGCAAGGCGCTTCTGGCCCACTTCCCGCAGCTCAAGGAAATGCATCTGTCCGATTACAAGGTGCGGGTTCTCGACGAAAAGGATCAGACCGCCGCGAAGGTTCGGGTTCTTATCGAATCTAAAAATTACACGGACACCTGGAGCACAGTCGGCGTATCCGCCAACATCATCGAGGCAAGCTGGGAAGCGCTGGTCGACAGTATGCGCTACGCCCTGCTGGGTCAAATGTCACCGGAGACAACCGATCTGCTGGATCTTGGCCAGTGCGGGCTAGTCAATCATTGA
- a CDS encoding TlpA family protein disulfide reductase yields the protein MKIANRRNLMIAVIALIVASVTMMSLHLGKKNETAFQQKEALPATQVTLPAIATALPTESGPKVGLLAPSFTIQGEDGTTYAVGGARNKAVLLNFWASWCDPCQKEAPELNKIAEKYKGTLDIYGINVTSYDYKANAQRFVKKYNLAFPVMFDLKGEAYAKYNGTVFPTNVLIDRNGVVAEIILGGLTAEQMDEKLKKLVQQ from the coding sequence ATGAAGATAGCAAACCGTAGAAACCTGATGATTGCCGTTATAGCGCTAATTGTGGCATCCGTAACGATGATGTCGCTGCACCTCGGGAAGAAGAATGAAACCGCCTTTCAGCAGAAAGAGGCGCTGCCGGCAACCCAGGTGACTCTTCCGGCAATCGCTACGGCTTTGCCGACCGAGAGCGGGCCCAAGGTCGGTCTTCTTGCGCCTTCCTTTACCATTCAGGGTGAGGATGGCACCACTTATGCCGTCGGGGGAGCAAGGAATAAGGCTGTCCTGCTAAACTTCTGGGCTTCCTGGTGCGATCCCTGTCAGAAAGAAGCGCCCGAGTTGAACAAAATAGCTGAAAAATACAAAGGTACGCTCGATATTTACGGCATTAACGTCACCAGCTACGATTATAAAGCCAATGCCCAGCGTTTTGTCAAGAAATACAATCTGGCCTTTCCTGTAATGTTCGACCTCAAGGGCGAGGCTTACGCCAAATATAATGGAACCGTATTCCCTACCAATGTGCTGATTGACCGAAACGGCGTGGTTGCCGAGATCATTCTCGGAGGACTGACGGCGGAGCAGATGGATGAGAAGCTGAAGAAGCTGGTGCAGCAGTAA
- a CDS encoding LysR family transcriptional regulator, translated as MELRQLQYFLKVAQKEHVTRAAEELHVAQSAVSRQIRLLEQELGVDLFMQKGRNLQLTPVGQLFCKRVESILKDLDRSVAEIHEFLDPERGEIRIGFPHSMGTHLIPAIVAEFRQHYPHVKFRFKQGTYPSLIKDVLSGEVDLAFISPCPDSDDQLTGDVVMTEELFAILPQNHPLAEEKVIRLEQLKEEQFVLFSPGYSLRPIVWQACLKAGFTPQLAFEGGETDTIRGLVAAGMGVSLLPEMALFQTSSLQPAQVKVVEPTVTRTIGLIHRSDGKLPLVARSFRAFLLTYFRVRQNNTPVGS; from the coding sequence GTGGAGCTTAGACAACTGCAGTACTTCTTGAAGGTTGCCCAAAAAGAGCATGTCACCCGAGCGGCAGAGGAGCTGCATGTGGCGCAGTCCGCGGTCAGCCGGCAGATTCGTCTGTTGGAGCAGGAGCTGGGTGTTGATTTGTTCATGCAAAAAGGAAGGAATTTGCAGCTGACTCCGGTAGGCCAGCTGTTTTGCAAGCGGGTAGAATCGATTCTTAAGGATCTGGACCGTTCCGTGGCCGAAATCCATGAATTTCTGGACCCGGAACGGGGAGAAATCCGGATCGGCTTTCCTCACAGCATGGGAACGCATCTGATTCCGGCCATCGTTGCGGAGTTCAGGCAGCATTACCCGCATGTTAAGTTCCGGTTCAAGCAGGGGACCTATCCCTCCTTAATCAAGGATGTGCTCTCGGGTGAGGTGGATCTGGCTTTCATATCGCCCTGCCCGGACAGCGACGATCAATTGACCGGAGATGTGGTGATGACCGAAGAGCTGTTCGCCATCCTTCCTCAGAATCATCCGCTTGCCGAGGAGAAGGTTATAAGGCTAGAGCAGCTCAAGGAAGAACAGTTCGTACTGTTCAGTCCGGGCTACTCGCTGCGCCCTATCGTATGGCAGGCCTGTCTGAAAGCGGGCTTTACACCGCAGCTTGCGTTCGAGGGCGGAGAGACGGATACGATACGCGGTCTGGTCGCCGCGGGAATGGGGGTAAGCCTGCTGCCGGAAATGGCGCTGTTCCAGACAAGCTCGCTTCAGCCGGCTCAGGTGAAAGTGGTGGAGCCCACGGTTACCCGCACAATCGGGCTCATTCACCGTTCCGACGGCAAGCTGCCGCTCGTCGCCCGCTCGTTCAGAGCTTTTCTGCTGACTTATTTCAGAGTACGGCAAAATAATACCCCGGTCGGCTCCTAG
- a CDS encoding Mov34/MPN/PAD-1 family protein: MTTIQGKVPPIWLKPSVYQALGKHLASALPHEACGFLLGAAAAGGMLIDTYVPMRNVAPDPLHTFVPHPADWISALYLTPPPVGLFHSHPRTLPQPSPADFDGLSGLDDHFAVYLIGAPGSEPEHPFHLNGYNIQRTRIGDGALSFSLIQSRIQLLLK; encoded by the coding sequence ATGACAACAATCCAGGGAAAAGTCCCGCCCATATGGCTGAAACCTTCCGTATACCAAGCGCTGGGGAAGCATTTGGCATCCGCTCTTCCGCATGAAGCGTGCGGCTTCCTGCTGGGTGCTGCCGCAGCGGGCGGCATGCTCATCGACACCTATGTGCCCATGCGCAACGTAGCGCCTGACCCGCTGCATACTTTCGTTCCCCATCCGGCCGACTGGATTTCGGCGCTATATTTGACGCCGCCTCCAGTTGGCCTGTTCCACTCCCATCCGCGGACGCTCCCCCAGCCTTCTCCGGCCGATTTCGACGGACTGAGCGGACTGGACGACCATTTTGCGGTATATTTGATTGGAGCTCCCGGTTCAGAACCCGAGCATCCCTTTCATTTGAACGGGTACAATATCCAACGCACCAGAATCGGAGACGGAGCGCTATCCTTCTCCCTGATTCAGTCCCGGATTCAGCTTCTGCTCAAGTAG
- a CDS encoding ferredoxin, with protein MAKYTWVEKDTCIACGACGATAPDIYDYDDEGLAEVIYEADANRGVTDIPEDLFDDLQDAADGCPTDSIKIADTPFNKEG; from the coding sequence ATGGCTAAATACACTTGGGTCGAGAAAGACACCTGCATCGCATGCGGAGCTTGTGGCGCTACGGCCCCGGACATTTATGATTATGACGATGAGGGACTGGCTGAGGTCATCTACGAAGCGGACGCAAACCGCGGCGTAACGGACATCCCGGAAGATTTGTTCGATGATTTGCAGGATGCCGCTGACGGCTGTCCGACGGACTCCATCAAAATTGCGGATACGCCTTTTAACAAGGAAGGCTAA